The proteins below come from a single Gossypium raimondii isolate GPD5lz chromosome 2, ASM2569854v1, whole genome shotgun sequence genomic window:
- the LOC105788585 gene encoding lipid droplet phospholipase 1 — MQNDVATDEVCSSESVNGSRDVWSCKDSFSSSADHLVIMVHGILGSSSNWKYGAEQFVRRLPDKVFVHCSERNMAKLTLDGVDVMGERLANEVLDVIQEKPNLSKISFVAHSVGGLVARYAIGKLYRPPKEEVKDDISGNGCKEEPRATIGGLEAINFITVATPHLGSRGNKQVPFLFGVTAFEKAASYVIHWIFRRTGRHLFLTDDDEEKPQLQPPLLKRMLEDYEECYFMSALRLFKRRVLYANVGYDHIVGWRTSSIRRESELPKWGESLNEKYPHIVYEEHCKACDSEQYETISTEDDGSSDKLEEELVRGLSRVSWEKVDVSFHNSRLRFAAHSVIQVKDEFMHTEGADVIQHLIDHFHT; from the exons ATGCAAAACGACGTCGCCACCGATGAAGTTTGTTCGTCGGAGTCGGTGAATGGGAGTCGCGATGTTTGGAGCTGTAAagattctttttcttcatcagcTGATCATCTTGTTATCATGGTCCATGGAATCCTCGGCAg TTCTTCAAATTGGAAGTATGGAGCAGAGCAATTTGTTAGAAGGCTACCCGATAAAGTATTTGTCCATT GCAGTGAACGGAATATGGCTAAGCTTACTTTAGATGGTGTGGATGTAATGGGTGAACGGTTGGCAAATGAG GTCCTTGATGTTATTCAAGAAAAGCCTAATCTAAGTAAGATCTCTTTTGTTGCACATTCTGTGGGAGGACTAGTGGCTAGATATGCGATTGGGAAACTCTATAGACCACCTAAGGAAGAAGTTAAAGATGATATATCCGGTAATGGATGCAAGGAAGAACCAAGGGCTACAATTGGTGGCCTAGAGGCTATTAACTTTATAACTGTTGCGACACCTCATCTTGGTTCAAGGGGCAATAAGCAG GTACCATTTCTTTTTGGGGTAACTGCTTTTGAGAAAGCTGCAAGTTATGTTATTCATTGGATATTTAGGAGAACAGGTCGGCACCTTTTTCTtactgatgatgatgaagaaaagcCTCAACTGCAGCCTCCACTGCTTAAGCGAATGTTGGAAGATTATGAAGAGTGTTATTTCAT GTCTGCACTGCGTTTATTCAAACGACGGGTGCTGTATGCCAATGTTGGCTATGATC atATTGTGGGCTGGAGAACATCATCAATAAGACGGGAAAGTGAACTGCCAAAG TGGGGGGAGTCTCTAAATGAAAAGTATCCACATATTGTGTATGAAGAGCACTGCAAGGCATGTGATTCTGAACAGTATGAAACTATTTCAACAGAGGATGATGGCTCATCTGACAAGCTAGAAG AGGAACTGGTTAGAGGCCTATCCCGAGTTTCATGGGAAAAAGTAGATGTTAGTTTTCACAACAGTCGACTGAGGTTTGCTGCTCACAGTGTCATACAG GTTAAAGATGAATTTATGCATACAGAAGGTGCGGACGTAATCCAACATCTGATCGACCATTTTCACACATGA